Proteins co-encoded in one Ammospiza caudacuta isolate bAmmCau1 chromosome 38, bAmmCau1.pri, whole genome shotgun sequence genomic window:
- the ZNF574 gene encoding zinc finger protein 574, whose product MSTPEETLLLLEHRYVCSECSHLSPSLEEALLHHQQHLQPPEPAQTPPQIPAAPLPAQVSPQPHLGELLAEAPSQFQCLECGALLLTPGQLLEHQELHLKLLGTPGEPPKPSPNSSGVHHQELHLKFLGDAPKPSQNSSGVHQELHLKFLGDPPKPSANSSAIHFECPECRALFQSQDLWLAHRQSHRNAANSPQTTARVDLEHSYRKHNAENAEICAEIAAETPAGADGSIQLLLYECGECLQLFQSPKDFLEHQVTHLAPAATPAPPPEPRCHHCRELLPSARLLRSHLRCHALGAFQCPLCPRVLPDPAELRRHRAAHAGDSLFLCLDCGLALDTEAALLAHRRGHGVAEPLHRCACGKTFTNMTKFLYHRRSHAVPTSIPIPEPVLERPEVSLECGVCQKRFPSAAALARHQRFVHRLERRHRCGTCGKMFKKSSHLRNHARTHTGERPFPCQECGKTFNSHANLIRHNLTHTGERPHECPECHKRFAQNSTLRQHLQLHLRRFPHRCGDCGLRFQRPHRLLLHRAHHSGEFPYKCPQCGRSFLLRRLLDVHLLGHSGRQPMRCEGCGAAFATAAALREHRCGRAGWKLECGTCGKKCSTAARLRAHERTHGVGEDGQVVGEGAEPKMAAESKMAAQSNMAAGSKTVSESKMAPESKMAASTVLESRMSAGGLPLGSKMDAGGLPVGSKMDAGGLPVGSKMDAGGLPVGSKMDAGGLPVGSKMSAGRLPAAPKMSPDPNMAAPSPVDPKRRHFGPKSLECEDCKKFFSTETSLAVHRRIHTGERPYPCPECGKAFRQSTHLKDHRRLHTGERPYRCQECGKSFAIAVRLAEHRRIHTGERPYRCQECGKCYRSFSNLWKHRKMHKAGGGGGGGGVSGGSEGEVVAGMGGSKEVLVVGMGSSVHGENLAGVGLGSSVHGENLAGVGLRSSVHGENVVGVPQPSKDVVLVGMGSSVHGENVVGVGLGSSVHGENLAGVGLGSSVHGENVVGVPQPSKDVVLVGMGSSGCGEMGMGSSGCGENVVGVGSGGSRELLVVGSVHGENLVGVPQPSKDVVVVGMGSSVHGENLVEMGTGSSVHGENLEVGSGPSSEVLVVGARPSVHGENVVGVGPGGSGELLVVGPVHGENLAGVPRVPKEEVVVGMGGSVHGEKVVVGMGGSSEVLVVGTGPSVHGGNLVEMGSGSSGRGEHLAVGPSVRGGNVVGVGPGGSEQVVLVGLGSSVHGENLVRISQTSKENAVVGLGSSSEVVVVGAGSSVHGENPVEMGSGSSGRGENPVGVGSGGSGEVLVVGSASSMHGENPVGVGSGGSGEVLVVGSGSSMRGENLVGVGSGGSGDVLVVGSGSSMHGENPVGVGSGGSGEVLVVGSGSSMHGENLVQLPQVPKENVVVGLGPSAEVVVVGTGSSVHGENLGVGSAGSREVLVVGAVRGENLVGVPQVTKENVVVGTGSSVHGENLGVGSSLLGVPQVPQEKVVVGTGGSGEVLVVGTGPSVRGDNAVGVPQPREEKVVVGLGSSGQVVVMGTGAAARGDNLGAASGGSGEVLVVAPVHGENLLGVPGVAKENAVVGSGPSEEVAVVGLGSSAHGERPAGTGTGSSVCGEKVVGVPEASGESPVEEPQATKENVVMGLGSSGCGGENVVMGLGSSVRGGENVVMGLGSSGCEENVLEMPQAPKENVVMGPQGERGYGSGVFNPWGEPA is encoded by the exons aTGTCCACCCCGGAGgaaaccctgctgctgctggagcaccgCTACGTGTGCTCCGAGTGCTCCCACCTGTCGCCGTCGCTGGAGGAGGCCCTGCtgcaccaccagcagcacctgcagccccccgagcccgcccagacccctccccaaatccccgcCGCCCCTTtacctgcccaggtgagcccccagccccacctgggcGAGCTCCTGGCCGAGGCCCCCAGCCAGTTCCAGTGCCTGGAGTGCGGCGCGCTGCTCCTCACGCcggggcagctgctggagcaccaggagctgcacctgaaGCTTTTGGGGACCCCCGGAGAGCCCCCGAAACCCTCCCCGAATTCCTCCGGCGTCCACCACCAAGAGCTCCACCTCAAATTTTTGGGGGACGCCCCAAAACCGTCCCAGAATTCTTCGGGCGTCCACCAAGAGCTCCACCTCAAATTTTTGGGcgaccccccaaaaccctccgCAAACTCCTCCGCCATCCATTTCGAGTGCCCCGAGTGCCGGGCGTTGTTCCAGAGCCAGGACCTGTGGCTGGCGCACCGCCAGAGCCACCGAAACGCCGCCAATTCACCCCAAACCACGGCCAGGGTGGACCTGGAGCACTCGTACCGCAAGCACAACGCCGAGAACGCCGAGATCTGCGCCGAGATCGCCGCCGAGACCCCGGCCGGCGCCGACGGCTCCATCCAGCTCTTGCTCTACGAGTGCGGGGAGTGTCTCCAACTCTTCCAAAGCCCCAAAGACTTTTTGGAGCACCAGGTGACGCACCTGGCGCCCGCGGCGAcgccggcgccgccgccggAGCCGCGGTGCCACCACTGCCGGGAGCTGCTGCCGTCGGCGCGGCTGCTGCGCTCGCACCTGCGCTGCCACGCCCTGGGCGCCTTCCAGTGCCCGCTGTGCCCGCGGGTGCTGCCGGACCCGGCCGAGCTGCGCCGGCACCGCGCCGCCCACGCCGGCGACTCGCTCTTCCTGTGCCTGGACTGCGGCCTGGCGCTGGACACGGAGGCGGCGCTGCTGGCGCACCGGCGCGGGCACGGCGTCGCCGAGCCCTTGCACCGCTGCGCTTGCGGCAAAACCTTCACCAACATGACCAAGTTCCTCTACCACCGGCGCTCCCACGCCGTCCCGACCTCGATTCCCATCCCGGAGCCGGTTTTGGAGCGGCCCGAGGTGAGTTTGGAGTGCGGGGTGTGCCAGAAGAGGTTCCCGAGCGCGGCGGCGCTGGCGCGGCACCAGCGCTTCGTGCACCGGCTGGAGCGGCGGCACCGCTGCGGCACCTGCGGGAAGATGTTCAAGAAGTCGTCGCACCTGCGCAACCACGCCCGCACGCACACCGGCGAGCGCCCCTTCCCGTGCCAGGAGTGCGGCAAAACCTTCAACTCCCACGCGAACCTGATCCGGCACAACCTAACCCACACCGGCGAGCGCCCCCACGAGTGCCCCGAGTGCCACAAACGCTTCGCCCAGAACTCCACGCTgaggcagcacctgcagctgcacctgCGGCGCTTCCCGCACCGCTGCGGCGACTGCGGGCTGCGCTTCCAGCGGCCGCACCGGCTGCTGCTGCACCGCGCCCACCACAGCGGCGAGTTCCCCTACAAGTGCCCGCAGTGCGGGCGGAGCTTCCTGCTGAGGAGGCTGCTGGACGTGCACCTGCTCGGCCACTCCGGCCGGCAGCCAATGAGGTGCGAGGGCTGCGGGGCGGCGTTCGCCAcggcggcggcgctgcgggaGCACCGGTGCGGCCGCGCCGGGTGGAAGCTGGAGTGCGGGACGTGCGGGAAGAAGTGCAGCACGGCGGCGCGGCTGCGGGCGCACGAGCGGACGCACGGCGTGGGCGAGGACGGTCAAGTGGTCGGCGAGGGGGCGGAACCCAAGATGGCTGCGGAGTCCAAAATGGCGGCGCAATCCAATATGGCGGCGGGATCTAAGACGGTTTCGGAATCCAAAATGGCACCGGAGTccaaaatggctgcctccactgttCTGGAGTCCAGAATGTCCGCCGGCGGACTTCCCCTAGGATCCAAAATGGATGCCGGCGGACTTCCTGTAGGATCCAAAATGGATGCCGGCGGACTTCCTGTAGGATCCAAAATGGATGCCGGCGGACTTCCTGTAGGATCCAAAATGGATGCCGGCGGACTTCCTGTAGGATCCAAAATGTCCGCCGGCCGACTTCCCGCCGCACCCAAAATGTCTCCCGACCCCAACAtggccgcccccagccccgtggACCCCAAGAGGCGCCATTTCGGGCCGAAAAGCCTGGAGTGCGAGGACTGCAAGAAGTTCTTCAGCACGGAGACGTCGCTGGCGGtgcaccggcgcatccacacgGGCGAGCGGCCGTACCCGTGCCCCGAGTGCGGCAAGGCCTTCCGGCAGTCCACGCACCTCAAGGACCACCGGCGGCTGCACACGGGGGAGCGGCCGTACCGGTGCCAGGAGTGCGGCAAGAGCTTCGCCATCGCCGTGCGGCTGGCCGagcaccggcgcatccacaccgGCGAGCGGCCGTACCGCTGCCAGGAGTGCGGCAAGTGCTACAGGTCCTTCTCCAACCTGTGGAAGCACAGGAAGATGCACAAAGCCGGCGGTGGTGGTGGCGGTGGTGGGGTCTCGGGGGGTTCCGAGGGGGAGGTGGTGGCGGGGATGGGGGGTTCTAAGGAGGTGCTTGTGGTGGGGATGGGGTCTTCGGTCCATGGGGAGAACCTGGCTGGGGTTGGGTTGGGGTCTTCAGTTCATGGGGAGAACCTGGCTGGGGTTGGGTTGAGGTCCTCGGTCCATGGGGAGAACGTGGTTGGGGTCCCACAGCCTTCAAAGGATGTTGTCCTGGTGGGGATGGGGTCTTCGGTCCATGGGGAGAACGTGGTTGGGGTTGGGTTGGGGTCTTCAGTTCATGGGGAGAACCTGGCTGGGGTTGGGTTGGGGTCTTCGGTCCATGGGGAGAACGTGGTTGGGGTCCCACAGCCCTCCAAGGATGTTGTCCTGGTGGGGATGGGGTCTTCAGGATGtggggagatggggatggggtcTTCAGGATGTGGGGAGAACGTGGTTGGCGTGGGATCAGGAGGTTCTCGGGAGCTTCTGGTGGTGGGATCAGTCCATGGGGAGAACCTGGTTGGGGTCCCACAGCCCTCCAAGGATGTTGTCGTGGTGGGGATGGGGTCTTCAGTCCACGGGGAGAACCTGGTTGAGATGGGGACGGGGTCTTCAGTCCACGGGGAGAACCTTGAGGTTGGGTCAGGACCTTCCAGTGAGGTTCTGGTGGTGGGAGCGAGGCCTTCGGTCCATGGCGAGAACGTGGTTGGCGTGGGACCAGGAGGTTCTGGAGAGCTTCTGGTGGTGGGACCAGTCCATGGGGAGAACCTGGCTGGGGTCCCGCGGGTTCCAAaggaggaggtggtggtggggaTGGGGGGTTCGGTCCATGGGGAGAAGGTGGTGGTGGGCATGGGGGGTTCAAGTGAGGTTCTGGTGGTGGGGACGGGGCCTTCGGTCCACGGGGGGAACCTGGTGGAGATGGGGTCGGGGTCGTCAGGACGTGGGGAGCACCTTGCGGTGGGGCCTTCGGTCCGTGGGGGGAACGTGGTCGGGGTGGGACCAGGAGGTTCTGAGCAGGTGGTGCTTGTGGGCCTGGGCTCTTCAGTCCATGGGGAGAACCTGGTTCGGATCTCACAAACCTCCAAGGAGAACGCGGTTGTGGGTCTGGGGTCTTCCAGtgaggtggtggtggtgggagcGGGGTCTTCGGTCCACGGGGAGAACCCGGTGGAGATGGGGTCGGGGTCTTCAGGACGTGGGGAGAACCCGGTTGGGGTGGGATCAGGAGGTTCTGGAGAGGTTCTGGTGGTGGGATCGGCATCCTCGATGCACGGGGAGAACCCGGTTGGGGTGGGATCAGGAGGTTCTGGAGAGGTTCTGGTGGTGGGATCGGGATCCTCAATGCGTGGGGAGAACCTGGTTGGGGTGGGATCAGGAGGTTCTGGAGATGTTCTGGTGGTGGGATCGGGATCCTCAATGCACGGGGAGAACCCGGTTGGGGTGGGATCAGGAGGTTCTGGAGAGGTTCTGGTGGTGGGATCAGGATCCTCAATGCACGGGGAGAACCTGGTTCAGCTCCCACAGGTCCCAAAGGAGAACGTGGTTGTGGGGTTGGGGCCTTCTGCTGAGGTTGTGGTGGTGGGCACGGGGTCTTCGGTCCACGGGGAGAACCTTGGCGTGGGCTCAGCAGGTTCTCGGGAGGTTCTGGTGGTGGGAGCAGTCCGTGGGGAGAACCTGGTTGGGGTCCCACAGGTCACCAAGGAGAACGTGGTGGTGGGCACGGGGTCTTCGGTCCATGGGGAGAACCTCGGCGTGGGGTCTTCGCTGCTGGGGGTCCCGCAAGTCCCACAAGAGAAGGTGGTGGTGGGCACGGGGGGTTCCGGGGAGGTTCTGGTGGTGGGCACGGGGCCTTCGGTCCGCGGGGACAACGCGGTCGGGGTCCCACAGCCTCGCGAGGAGAAGGTGgttgtggggctggggtctTCTGGGCAGGTTGTGGTGATGGGCACGGGGGCCGCAGCCCGAGGGGACAACCTCGGCGCGGCATCAGGAGGTTCCGGAGAGGTTCTGGTGGTGGCACCGGTCCACGGGGAGAACCTGCTCGGGGTCCCGGGGGTCGCCAAGGAAAACGCGGTTGTGGGGTCTGGACCTTCTGAAGAGGTGGCGGTCGTGGGTCTGGGGTCTTCGGCCCACGGGGAGCGCCCGgcggggacggggacggggtCTTCAGTGTGTGGGGAGAAGGTGGTGGGGGTCCCAGAGGCGTCGGGGGAGAGCCCGGTCGAGGAGCCGCAGGCCACCAAGGAGAACGTGGTTATGGGTCTGGGGTCTTCAGGATGTGGGGGGGAGAACGTGGTTATGGGTCTGGGGTCTTCAGTCCGTGGGGGGGAGAACGTGGTTATGGGTCTGGGGTCTTCAGGATGTGAGGAGAACGTGCTTGAGATGCCACAGGCCCCCAAGGAGAACGTGGTTATGG GCCCCCAAGGAGAACGTGGTTATGGGTCTGGGGTCTTCAACCCGTGGGGAGAACCTGCTTGA